One part of the Phragmites australis chromosome 3, lpPhrAust1.1, whole genome shotgun sequence genome encodes these proteins:
- the LOC133913555 gene encoding pentatricopeptide repeat-containing protein At3g29230-like isoform X1, which produces MHPFTLSSTALLRLIKSLSPAVAGSHLSALAIHCLLFKEGLLHAGAHLPTALLSAYAALGSPRHARDLFDEMPDPGLVTRTAMARAHAASGQAAQALTVFRDMVADGVLPDNVALAVALAACHGVGSSSVARNHGKMVHALIVTSGIVPDVFVSTELIRVYGECGEVSVSRRVFDQMPVRSTVSWNAMVHQYVRHGNVDSAYELFLAMPRRDVVSWNTMMAGYCVVGRSREALGLFRQMVSPSSCPVRPNGPTMSTVLAACAGTGCLETGIWVHAYIDRNRMNYDGSLDRSLIDMYSKCGNIEKALQVFDKAPGKRDLYSWTTVICGLAMHGRAADALRMFNMMQDNGIHPDDVTLVGVLNACAHGGLVDEGLCYFYSMEKYAIAPKIEHYGCMIDLLGRVGRVQEAYSMIRTMPMKPNAVIWGAFLSACKVHSNVELGEIAAAEVSRLEPDDPWARVMLSSMYAKVQDWSGLARERREVNSLQVKKTPGCSSIELDGQVHEFLAGGFQHPQHDEICTVLENVETQTHVG; this is translated from the coding sequence ATGCACCCGTTCACGCTCTCCTCCACCGCGCTCCTCCGCCTCATCAAGTCGCTCTCGCCGGCGGTAGCCGGGTCCCACCTGTCGGCCTTAGCGATCCACTGCCTCCTCTTCAAAGAGGGGCTCCTCCACGCCGGGGCTCACCTCCCAACGGCGCTGCTCTCCGCGTACGCGGCGCTCGGCAGCCCGCGGCACGCGCGGGAtctgttcgacgaaatgcccgACCCAGGCCTAGTCACCCGTACCGCCATGGCGCGGGCGCACGCGGCGTCCGGGCAGGCGGCCCAGGCGCTCACCGTATTCAGGGACATGGTCGCGGACGGCGTCCTCCCGGACAACGTGGCCCTGGCGGTCGCGCTCGCGGCCTGCCACGGGGTGGGCTCTTCCTCCGTGGCCAGGAACCATGGGAAGATGGTTCATGCTCTCATTGTGACCAGCGGCATTGTGCCGGACGTGTTCGTGTCCACTGAACTGATCAGAGTCTACGGGGAGTGCGGCGAGGTGTCAGTTTCTAGAAGGGTGTTTGATCAGATGCCGGTGAGGAGTACCGTTTCTTGGAACGCCATGGTGCATCAGTATGTCAGGCATGGGAACGTCGATTCTGCGTATGAGCTTTTTCTTGCAATGCCAAGGAGGGATGTGGTGTCATGGAACACAATGATGGCCGGGTATTGCGTTGTTGGCCGGAGCAGGGAGGCGCTAGGATTGTTCCGTCAGATGGTGTCGCCATCGTCATGTCCTGTGCGTCCAAATGGACCTACAATGAGCACTGTCCTTGCTGCTTGCGCGGGTACAGGTTGTTTGGAGACTGGGATTTGGGTTCATGCGTACATTGACAGGAACCGCATGAATTATGACGGCTCATTGGATCGGTCCTTGATAGACATGTACTCAAAATGCGGAAACATTGAAAAGGCCCTCCAGGTGTTCGATAAGGCACCTGGAAAGAGGGACCTGTACTCATGGACAACGGTGATTTGTGGACTGGCAATGCATGGTAGGGCTGCCGATGCTCTACGAATGTTTAACATGATGCAAGATAATGGCATACACCCTGATGATGTTACTCTTGTTGGGGTCCTAAATGCTTGTGCACATGGCGGGCTGGTAGATGAGGGCCTTTGCTACTTCTACTCCATGGAGAAATACGCAATTGCACCCAAGATTGAACACTATGGGTGTATGATCGATCTTCTTGGTCGTGTCGGGCGAGTGCAAGAAGCATACAGCATGATAAGGACCATGCCAATGAAGCCTAATGCAGTAATCTGGGGTGCATTCTTGAGTGCATGCAAAGTTCACAGCAATGTGGAGCTTGGCGAGATTGCTGCAGCTGAAGTCAGCAGGTTGGAACCAGATGACCCCTGGGCGAGGGTGATGCTATCCAGCATGTATGCAAAAGTGCAGGATTGGAGTGGTCTCgccagggagaggagagaggtgaACAGCCTGCAGGTGAAGAAGACGCCTGGGTGCAGCTCAATCGAACTCGATGGCCAGGTGCATGAGTTCCTCGCTGGTGGTTTTCAGCATCCTCAGCATGATGAAATTTGCACTGTACTAGAGAACGTTGAAACACAAACACATGTGGGCTAA
- the LOC133913555 gene encoding pentatricopeptide repeat-containing protein At2g22410, mitochondrial-like isoform X2 — protein MHPFTLSSTALLRLIKSLSPAVAGSHLSALAIHCLLFKEGLLHAGAHLPTALLSAYAALGSPRHARDLFDEMPDPGLVTRTAMARAHAASGQAAQALTVFRDMVADGVLPDNVALAVALAACHGVGSSSVARNHGKMVHALIVTSGIVPDVFVSTELIRVYGECGEVSVSRRVFDQMPVRSTVSWNAMVHQYVRHGNVDSAYELFLAMPRRDVVSWNTMMAGYCVVGRSREALGLFRQMVSPSSCPVRPNGPTMSTVLAACAGTGCLETGIWVHAYIDRNRMNYDGSLDRSLIDMYSKCGNIEKALQVFDKAPGKRDLYSWTTVICGLAMHGRAADALRMFNMMQDNGIHPDDVTLVGVLNACAHGGLVDEGLCYFYSMEKYAIAPKIEHYGCMIDLLGRVGRVQEAYSMIRTMPMKPNAVIWGAFLSACKVHSNVELGEIAAAEVSRLEPDDPWARVMLSSMYAKVQDWSGLARERREVNSLQVKKTPGCSSIELDGQHAGAGFLGLHK, from the exons ATGCACCCGTTCACGCTCTCCTCCACCGCGCTCCTCCGCCTCATCAAGTCGCTCTCGCCGGCGGTAGCCGGGTCCCACCTGTCGGCCTTAGCGATCCACTGCCTCCTCTTCAAAGAGGGGCTCCTCCACGCCGGGGCTCACCTCCCAACGGCGCTGCTCTCCGCGTACGCGGCGCTCGGCAGCCCGCGGCACGCGCGGGAtctgttcgacgaaatgcccgACCCAGGCCTAGTCACCCGTACCGCCATGGCGCGGGCGCACGCGGCGTCCGGGCAGGCGGCCCAGGCGCTCACCGTATTCAGGGACATGGTCGCGGACGGCGTCCTCCCGGACAACGTGGCCCTGGCGGTCGCGCTCGCGGCCTGCCACGGGGTGGGCTCTTCCTCCGTGGCCAGGAACCATGGGAAGATGGTTCATGCTCTCATTGTGACCAGCGGCATTGTGCCGGACGTGTTCGTGTCCACTGAACTGATCAGAGTCTACGGGGAGTGCGGCGAGGTGTCAGTTTCTAGAAGGGTGTTTGATCAGATGCCGGTGAGGAGTACCGTTTCTTGGAACGCCATGGTGCATCAGTATGTCAGGCATGGGAACGTCGATTCTGCGTATGAGCTTTTTCTTGCAATGCCAAGGAGGGATGTGGTGTCATGGAACACAATGATGGCCGGGTATTGCGTTGTTGGCCGGAGCAGGGAGGCGCTAGGATTGTTCCGTCAGATGGTGTCGCCATCGTCATGTCCTGTGCGTCCAAATGGACCTACAATGAGCACTGTCCTTGCTGCTTGCGCGGGTACAGGTTGTTTGGAGACTGGGATTTGGGTTCATGCGTACATTGACAGGAACCGCATGAATTATGACGGCTCATTGGATCGGTCCTTGATAGACATGTACTCAAAATGCGGAAACATTGAAAAGGCCCTCCAGGTGTTCGATAAGGCACCTGGAAAGAGGGACCTGTACTCATGGACAACGGTGATTTGTGGACTGGCAATGCATGGTAGGGCTGCCGATGCTCTACGAATGTTTAACATGATGCAAGATAATGGCATACACCCTGATGATGTTACTCTTGTTGGGGTCCTAAATGCTTGTGCACATGGCGGGCTGGTAGATGAGGGCCTTTGCTACTTCTACTCCATGGAGAAATACGCAATTGCACCCAAGATTGAACACTATGGGTGTATGATCGATCTTCTTGGTCGTGTCGGGCGAGTGCAAGAAGCATACAGCATGATAAGGACCATGCCAATGAAGCCTAATGCAGTAATCTGGGGTGCATTCTTGAGTGCATGCAAAGTTCACAGCAATGTGGAGCTTGGCGAGATTGCTGCAGCTGAAGTCAGCAGGTTGGAACCAGATGACCCCTGGGCGAGGGTGATGCTATCCAGCATGTATGCAAAAGTGCAGGATTGGAGTGGTCTCgccagggagaggagagaggtgaACAGCCTGCAGGTGAAGAAGACGCCTGGGTGCAGCTCAATCGAACTCGATGGCCAG CATGCAGGTGCAGGTTTCTTGGGCCTTCACAAGTAG
- the LOC133913557 gene encoding leucine-rich repeat extensin-like protein 5 — MRNLAAEVTNHPARLHASKSGALLLRLDLSRGLSRSLARSTRCTTDPTTRHVPPCTTRPIRRTRPRPPTPTCSITRCHPPSPSSRRHLLLPAARFLSRTGLPGRRPEEGAPGKMSDPKYAYPYPAQGYYQGPYQGPPVMAPPQYAAPPPRREPGFLEGCLAALCCCCLIDECCCDPSIIFVS; from the exons ATGCGAAACCTCGCAGCCGAAGTAACCAACCATCCTGCAAGGCTGCATGCCTCCAAAAGTGGCGCCCTTCTGCTTAGACTCGACCTCTCTCGCGGGCTTTCCAGATCCCTTGCTCGGTCGACACGTTGTACGACCGATCCCACCACGCGCCACGTCCCTCCCTGCACCACCCGGCCTATAAGGCGCACCCGGCCGCGACCGCCAACGCCTACCTGCTCCATTACCCGCTGCCACCCGCCGTCTCCATCGTCGCGTCGTCACCTTTTGCTTCCAGCTGCTCGCTTTCTTTCAAGAACTGGCCTGCCCGGAAGAAGACCAGAGGAGGGCGCGCCGGGGAAGATGAGTGATCCCAAGTACGCCTACCCCTACCCTGCGCAAG GTTACTACCAGGGGCCGTACCAGGGGCCGCCGGTGATGGCGCCGCCGCAGtacgccgcgccgccgccgaggagggAGCCAGGGTTCCTCGAGGGCTG TTTGGCTgcgctctgctgctgctgcttgatCGACGAGTGCTGCTGCGACCCGTCCATCATATTCGTCAGCTAG